One Phaseolus vulgaris cultivar G19833 chromosome 11, P. vulgaris v2.0, whole genome shotgun sequence genomic window carries:
- the LOC137821184 gene encoding uncharacterized protein — MLQLLYTAIFSEMLLILTLVFKTSLRKLVIISLDRVKRGRGPIVVSTVGATLVVVLSSSLYSMTKIQQRTLEAGILNPTDQVLMSKHMLEASLMGFLLFLSLMIDRLHHYIRELRLLRKTNEVIKKQSRSFEDGKNGNAEEQKTLTEIATLKSKIKKLESECETKGNEAKTLETEVEVLKKQSEGFLMEYDRLLEDNQSLRSQLQVIEQSSL; from the exons ATGTTGCAGCTACTCTATACTGCAATTTTCAGCGAAATGCTTCTGATTCTCACCCTCGTTTTCAAGACTTCTCTCAGAAAACTCGTCATCATCTCCCTCGATCGGGTTAAACGTGGCCGTGGCCCCATCGTGGTGTCCACGGTGGGCGCCACATTGGTGGTGGTGCTCTCTTCCAGCCTCTACAGCATGACCAAGATCCAGCAACGCACCCTTGAGGCCGGTATACTCAACCCCACCGACCAAGTTCTCATGTCCAAACACATGTTGGAAGCTTCACTCATGG GATTTTTGCTATTTCTCTCTCTTATGATTGATAGATTGCATCATTACATAAGAGAACTCCGTTTACTAAGAAAGACCAATGAGGTTATTAAGAAACAAAGTCGAAGTTTTGAAGATGGCAAAAATGGCAATGCAGAGGAACAGAAAACATTGACAGAAATTGCCACATTGAAATCCAAAATTAAGAAACTGGAATCTGAATGTGAGACAAAAGGAAATGAGGCTAAGACTTTAGAAACTGAAGTAGAGGTCCTTAAAAAGCAGTCGGAAGGTTTTCTTATGGAATATGATCGCCTCTTGGAAGACAATCAGAGTCTTCGAAGTCAGTTGCAGGTCATTGAACAGAGCTCTTTGTAA